In Aspergillus chevalieri M1 DNA, chromosome 7, nearly complete sequence, the sequence GGCCGTTTCCAGTCCAATGCTTCTGTCTGCAGACCAGCAATCATAGAAATCGGGAGCATCTTAGTATCCGCCGTCAGAACTCGGTGATACTTTCCAGTACTCCAGTTTTGAGCTTGTATTCCCAAAGCTGCATGGCAGATTGACCATCAAACACCCAGCAAGCAGCAATGAGTGAGAGGACTCAGGCTTTCATGGAATCTCACTCAGCTCAGTATGGAAGGCAAGAAGGCACTGTCGGTGCGATTCTTGCATACGTCGTAGTTGGTTCCTTAGCCCAAATGACTTGATACTCGGAGAATCCGATAAATCGAAAAAATGAGCCCATAGTCGAAAGGACGCGGGATGGAGACGGAGTCGTGATCATATTGACTAAAACAAGTAAATGAAAAGGACGCCGCGATGGTAGATAGATCCGATTTGATTTTAGCAGACATTCAGTCTAAGTAACATGCCTAAAGAAGATGGGAAGTAGGGAGGTGAAggtgaaagaaagaaacagcACATGCGAGGAACAGCACCATCCGGAAGACAAGGACAATAGACTATTGTTTCTTTCTTGCATTTACTTGGGCACTCCCATAGACTTGACTAGCCACGCAGAGCACAAGACGTTTGCCGCAAATGACAAGCTGCTGAAAGTAACATTGAAGCCCATGTCGTTCGGGTTACTCCGAAATTGTCTCGGTACTACCAGTACCAGGCGTACACAGTACGAAGTTGTGCAGATTCTTGAAGAGTGGACAACTCATTTCAATCTGATACTGCTAGTATATCCATCAATCCATCAAAAGCAGATAGCAAATTAGAACCAATCAAAATCGAAGCCATCTTTATACACGCAAGACCATAGTAAACAGATCAATCAAGAAAATCAACCAAGGAAACAGGCAATCAATGATAATAACCTCGCACCGTGAGAAGAACAAAATACCCCCGTGCAATGTAGAGACTCAACTCAGCTCTCCGGATTCAAGCAAGCATCAGCAGAACAAAAACACGAAACACAAATCGTGACATCGTTATGTGATCCCATCCCAGATGATCGAATCAaactgaaaagaaaagggaaaaggaagaatAGAGCAGAGAAGGAAACAACACCAGCCGGTACATAAgtaagaaaaggaaaacaatACCCCAAACATGCAATGGTAACAGATGTAAGCAGCATATAAAAACCAAAGGGAATAATGAAAAAGATATCCAGATATGGTTTttgatatttttttttttgagttTGGGTCGATCAAGCGTCGGTCCCTACGCCCTTCTTTTTTGGCTGAATATGTTTTTGTCCGCTTCCCGTGGCGTTCGAGGTCGACTTTTGATTCTTTTCGGGAGTTTCATTCGATGATGGGGCCGCACGAGAAGAAGTGGCCTCGTGCTTCTCTGTCAGAAGGTTCTTCAACCATCGATTCTCCATCTCCAGTTGGGCGACGCGGGCTTCGAGGGCAGCGTTCCTCTCGGTCGTCTCGCGCACGCTCCGCTCCAGTGTTTGCTCccgctgcttcttcttcatgcGGAAGCGGGCGCTGGCGGCTGTGTTGCGCCGCCGTCGGTCTTCTTCGGCAGAATGCCGGGCATGTTCTTCTTGCCCAAGGGCGGATGCGATACGGTCGCTGGGAATGGAAGTGCTGTACTTGGTATTCCCGATCTGGCCGTTTGGTGGTGAGATGGACGAGGATACATCAGAAGGCGTCAAGGCGCCTGGTGCATGGCCCAGATCATCGGTAGTGTAAGGGATTGGTGGATATATCGGATGAGCCGAGTACGAGAGCATTTGGTCTGTAGGGAGAGAATAGTTGATGGATTTGTCGGCTGTTGGATGGTGTAAGTGACGGTTTAGATAAGGTGTGATTAAACAGTGCAGTGAGGTGAGGTGATGAGATGATAATATATCGACAGAAGCAAGCTCTTCAAGGACATCCCCCGGATAGAGGGTGCGGTTgatcaacagcagcaggagaCAGAAGCGCGAATAAGCGATGGATAACACCGGGGTTTCTCGACGGTGTCATTGGGGTACGCTATTGCGTGCTCAACCACCAGTACTCTGCATCGCCCGACGCCTTGCGATATGAGCAAGCGCAGAGGGCGATGAGATCATGGCAGGCAGAAAATTAAACAGGGAAAAAAGTACAGACGATAGAGAGAAACGAGTCAGGAAGTATGCAGTTGAGCTGGTCGGCCTGCTAGAACCCATGAAGCAACTGAAAATGGAAAGACACGTGGGAATGGCACGCAATAGGGGGGATATTAAAACTCAGACGAAGCTTTCCCCAGACAGCAATGGACAAGTCAGACAGACCGAATGGCCTCAGCACAAGCTCTGATGCTGCCATCGATCTCGATGCACTGCACGAAACGAACCATAGCCCAGGGCGATGGCGCAACAAATGCAACTTCTGAAATCatagaaaaagaacaagtataaaaaaaaaaaagcacaGACTTACCATAGGGATAACCTCTGAGATCCAAGGAACTGCGCTCGTCCTCGAGCGACTCATAAGAACTGACTGAAAGACCCCCCATGCCTTCCGTTTGGTCGTAATCCATGCTCACGCTGTTATTGAGCGGTGGTGGCGCCAGACCGGTCGAATCGGCGTCAAAGGAATAATGGCGACTCTTAGCCAGGGCAGGGTCGTGACGAGAAAGGAGGAAATTGAAATTTTCCAATCTGTCAAAACTGGGCGCAGATTGACGGGGAAggtgctgctgttgttgctcgTCCGCCATAATGACTGGTGGATGTCGGAGAGATAGAGAAAGAGACAATAGCAGGGGAACTAGGTATGCACTTCGGATGGTGCCTTTctcgtttttctttttttaatCTCACTCCCCTCAAATCCTTTCTCTGTCCGGTTTTTCGATAGGCGTCGGGGGGAggagaaaggagaaaaaaggTAAAAACGACACCAacacaagaaaaaaaatatctACCCAAGACGTGCCAAAGCTTCGGATGAGAGGGGCAAAATAAAAATCGGAAAATAATACAAGTACGAATGAAAATAGTTGCAGATGGATGGAAGGTGACTTGTCGCAAAGAATTATATCGGACCTTCACTCACACCACACTTTCACGCCTGGGCTCTTGCGGCACAATTGAACTAACGCGGAATAGAATGGGCCAGCCACGTACGCAATAGGAATCGTAGAGCGTTCGGAGAATAGCAATTAAGAGTAATAAATAGGATTGTATGGACGGAGATGAAACGGACGGCGGATGGAGCGTAGAGAAGGACGCGACGAATGGGAGAGAAGCCGGAATGGGATGACAGAGACCAGAGCGTCCAGGAGAAAGACACGAGAGACGCAGCAGAGCACTGGGAGACTGGGTATAGACAGTGATCGTCTCAAGCCCTCGAGGCTAATTGATGATCTGATGGAATGGAGAAATGTCGTGATCGCGCGCCCTGGTTCGCCAGTCACAAGCCGAGGATGATACACCGCTTTGGTATAGCGTAATTGAGAAGGATTAAGGATTAAGAACCGATAAGGATGATGAGAGATTAAAACAAAATATAAAGTGGAATGGGATGGTCGAGGTCGAGGTGTACGAGTAgtagaggaagaaagagaggaacGATGTTGACCGAGGTGAATCCCGATTGATATACGGCCGTCTCTCCCTAACTACTAACAATGTTCTGCCGTGTCTCCTGAACAGGAAATCAGGTTCAATGCTCTGCTCCACACAACCATTGCGTCTGTTTTGAATAATGTTCTTTTGTTCTTCTGGTTGGCTTTTGAGTCTCCTCTGGTATTACTCCCGATTACCGGTACTAACCGCTCTTCCTGCCGTTCTCATGACGCGGATTTGTAACACCCTGTAttgcttttgttttttcTCCCCGCGCTCCACGGCGGGACAAGAAGCATCGAATTGTACAACTCACTGCTCTCGCTAAGGTAGACTAAGGCACAAGTACTTTGTCTTTTCTATGGTACGGTCTAGCACTGACATCATTGAGGTCCCGTTCAACCCCAGTCTCGGACTTAAACCTCGTCCGTGCTGGTCTGCCTGCATGTGGTCGGCCATAACTCGCGTGGCTCCGTATTTACTACTCTTTTACTCTGTACTCCTCACTTTCTCTTGTTTCATTGAGTCTTCCCGGCCACTGCTTATGATTTCCGCTGCATCTTCAACCGTTGTTCCTCTCCTGCGATCTCCcgtcttctcctttttcaaCACCGTATCCTCCGCAATGCTCCGATACACCTCCGCGAAACTATCATAAACCCCCGCTCCAATTCCGTCCCAGTGTCCCTCGGTGTCAAATGCCTCTCCGATCATTTGCATCTCGTCCACCCACCGATACGCCTTGGGCGCCATCCCAACAACCCCCTTTTTAGCCGTAGATCCAACAGCCGGAGCATACTCGTCCAGATGCTTCAGCAACTCCGGAAGCAACGATTCCCGCTGCGCCGTGGAGAACGACAAGATTGAAAGTGCGGTGAGTCCCTTCGTCAGGGCAGCAAACGAGAGTTTCAATGTCGATGCCGCACCAATCTTGGCAGACACCAACTTCATGTTCAGCACTTCTGCCAGTCTGGGGAATGAGGCGGGAAGCTCCACGTCACCCGAGATTATCAGACTGGGTTTCGTCCAGTGTGCTTTTGGCGAGTCATTGGATGGCGGGGGTCCGATGATTCCTCCATCGAGGTAGTGACATAACGCGGATTGATTCCCCGCAAACAGAGAACCCACTTCGGCTGATAGGCGAGCTGAGATGGCGTTCAGGTCGAGATAGTAGGGTTGACGTCGTGTGAGCAGTCCATCGGTGTCTTCAATGCTTTGTCGTTTCGTACTCGTGCTGGGGAGCTGGCTTGCAGTTGCAACTCGACGAGCCGTAGTAAGCGCATCTCTGGGAGGTACGATGGATAAGATATAGTCCGAGGATACCACCAGTTCCTCATCAGATTGTAAAGATTCGATCGACGCTGCCCGGATTCGGGCTAGAGTATGCTCACTAGGCTATGTTAAATGCAACGTCGCGAGCAATGGGGTTGACAGTATACAAGTACCTTCTACCCTCACCTACGGTGAGAACACGATATCCATGGGCTTTCAAAAGCTTCGCGATACCAAGCCCCATTTCTCCAATGGAGAGAATCCCCACCG encodes:
- a CDS encoding bZIP transcription factor (COG:K;~EggNog:ENOG410QDP5;~InterPro:IPR004827;~PFAM:PF07716;~go_function: GO:0003700 - DNA-binding transcription factor activity [Evidence IEA];~go_process: GO:0006355 - regulation of transcription, DNA-templated [Evidence IEA]); protein product: MADEQQQQHLPRQSAPSFDRLENFNFLLSRHDPALAKSRHYSFDADSTGLAPPPLNNSVSMDYDQTEGMGGLSVSSYESLEDERSSLDLRGYPYADKSINYSLPTDQMLSYSAHPIYPPIPYTTDDLGHAPGALTPSDVSSSISPPNGQIGNTKYSTSIPSDRIASALGQEEHARHSAEEDRRRRNTAASARFRMKKKQREQTLERSVRETTERNAALEARVAQLEMENRWLKNLLTEKHEATSSRAAPSSNETPEKNQKSTSNATGSGQKHIQPKKKGVGTDA
- a CDS encoding uncharacterized protein (COG:S;~EggNog:ENOG410PM59;~InterPro:IPR015814,IPR008927,IPR036291;~PFAM:PF09130;~go_process: GO:0055114 - oxidation-reduction process [Evidence IEA]), translated to MRSVSVGILSIGEMGLGIAKLLKAHGYRVLTVGEGRSEHTLARIRAASIESLQSDEELVVSSDYILSIVPPRDALTTARRVATASQLPSTSTKRQSIEDTDGLLTRRQPYYLDLNAISARLSAEVGSLFAGNQSALCHYLDGGIIGPPPSNDSPKAHWTKPSLIISGDVELPASFPRLAEVLNMKLVSAKIGAASTLKLSFAALTKGLTALSILSFSTAQRESLLPELLKHLDEYAPAVGSTAKKGVVGMAPKAYRWVDEMQMIGEAFDTEGHWDGIGAGVYDSFAEVYRSIAEDTVLKKEKTGDRRRGTTVEDAAEIISSGREDSMKQEKVRSTE